In the genome of Streptacidiphilus rugosus AM-16, the window CCGGCGACGGCCGGGGTCCGGTTCGGACGCTTCCGGACGGTGTCCTTCGACGGCTGCAGCTCGATCCGGCTGGCTGACACCGCCCGCAACGTGGGCTGGTTCGGCCCCGGCGGCCGGGGCGGCTGCCCCATGCTGGAGCTGATGACGCTGGTGGAGACCGGCACCAGATCCTTGATCGGCGCGGTGTTCGGCCCCACCGACACCGTTCCGCTCGCCGGTCTCCCGGTACGCCGAACGACAGGACGACGGCCGCCCCGACCACAGCGGCACCATCACCGACCTCACCGTCACCGTCCTCGAACCCCGCCCCGACCAGCCGCCATTACCTACCGTCTCCCGCGACGACCGGAACGTCTCCCCCGGCCAGCGCCGACGGCACCGCATCCTCGAACTCCTGCAACAGGACCCGACGCGCTTCTGGAGACCCGCGGAGATCGCCGCCCACTTCGGCGACGTCACCCTGCACACCATGTATCGGCAGCTGTCCCGATGAGCCGAAACCGGGATCATCCACAAACTCGGACCCGGCCTCTACGCAGCCACCAGCGGACATCAACACCCATGCCACCAGCAGAAACCCGCTAACTACCCGACATTGGGCGAAGGCCCAACGTCGTTGCGACCGGGATCCCCTCGCAACGGAGTGATCCGGCTGGACGGGGTTCGGTCCGAGGTATTTGCATACTCCCACACGACCTGGGCTGCGACCGGCGCGGCCGGACGCTCACCGCGGGACCGGGGCTTTGATCTTGATCCAGTCGCGGCTGCGTCTGCCGGGGAGGTAGAGGCTGGACAGACGTTTGGCGACGATGCCCTCGTAACCTTCCTCGCGGGTGAAGTGCCAGGCTTCCTTGGCCATCGCCGGCCATGAGGACGTCACCTGGACATATCGGTCGATAAGGGCCAGGTCGTCCAGGAGGGCGCGGCGGGCGGTGTACGGCAGGTGCACGGTGGGCCCGGCGAGATGGAGCACGTCGTAGACCACGAGCCGTACCGGCAGGTCGCGGGCGCCATGGGCGACGGCGGTGGGGTGATGCCAGGAGCGCCGCAGTTGCAGGCGCTCCACGCTGGGCCGTCCCCGGTTGTCCGGGGCGATGATCTCGCCGTCCAGGACGGTGACCAGGCCGTGGGGCAGGAGTTCGGGCAGGCGGGCCAGTTCTGGGTAGTCGGCGGTGACATCGACGCCCGCGCTGAGCAGCATCGCGGTGCCGTTGCCGGGGAGGTGGGCCAGGATGCGGGCCCCGTTCCAGAGAGGCTCGTAGGCGTACTCGGCCTCGCGGTCGGCTCCCGGGAGCGGTCCGGCCGTGGCGAGCATGGGCGCCAGCAAGGGCAGTGGCGCCGTCTGTGGGTTCGGACGCCCCATGACCCAAGTGTGCCCGGGAACGGTACTGCGCGCCCGATGGGCCGACCGGATTTTCGATGCTCCCGACACGGCCCCGCCAGCCCAGCGCCTCCCCCTCCGACCTGGGCATCCACGTGATCAGCAGGACTTTGAATCAGCCCTGCACAGCCGTGCCCCCTTCCTCATGTCCACCGTTGGATCCTGGGACGCGACCCATGCTCCAGCCAGCAGTTCCCAGCGCCACCACATCGAGCAGGGCAACCGCGTCGGTCAAGCAACGTTCACGTGCCGCGCCTTCCCAAGACATCACCCGCAAGAGCGCTGCGGTGTAGACCGGCGGAGCGTGAGTCACGCGTCCAAGAGCCGGCTTGACGGCAGCTCTCACACGGGGGAGGCCATGCGGCAGCCAGCCGCGCCCTACCCGCAAGCCCAGTCATTCATGGCCGGTCAAGCTGACATGGATGACACCGTAGCCGTAGCCGTAGCCGTAGCCGTAGCCGTAGCCGTAGCCGTAGGCGACAGTGCGGCGGTCGCCCGAGCGACGCTCATCGGCGCCCGCGGCCCCTTGTGGATGCGCCGCCGGTCCGCGGCTTTGCGCAGCTGCGCTTCCAGCTTCGCGGAGGCGAGGTCGAGCGCGGAGTACGGGTCGGCCGAGCTCGCCTCGGCCCGGACCACAGGGCCGCGGCTGCGGAGGGTGATCTCCACCTGGTCGGCGTGGTCGGACTGGCGCGGGTTATTCTCCCTCGACAGCTCCACCTCGACACTGATCACTTTGTGGTCCAGCTTGCTGATCCGCTGGAGCTTCTCGGCGACGTGCCGGCGGAGCCGCTCCGAGACCTCGGTCCTGCGACCTTTGACGACGATGTCCAACGCTCGCACTCCCATCCTTCGCGCCTGGCGCCCCGCGCACCCGAAGTCTGCGGGGCCTGCCGGGGACGGCGACCGCACGTTTCCGGGCGGATCGGCCTTTTGTTTTGAGTTCTGTATCAGCGGGACGCCATCAAACTGGAACTCCAGTCCGAAATGCGGCGGCCGCGCCCCCTATCCGAGCCCGAGCCTCGAGCATCGAACCCTCAACACCGGCCCGGCGCGCCTCATAGGGGAAGGGGCGGCCGGGGCCGGACCGCCAGGCGGGTACCGGCGACGTTCCTGCGAACGTTTCGACACCCGGGGCGGTGCACAGGCGTTCTGGTCAGGCCCGAGTCGTCTTCAGGGCACTGGTCCAGGACTCCAGCTGGTCGAACAGGGCTATGGCAGCATCGTCGTGCTGCGGACCGGGTTTGAAGACGGAGAAGTTCTCGAAGTCGCTGAACAGGGAGAAGGACAGCTGTTGGCGGACGTGGGCGAGTTGGAGTTCGCTGGCGACGGTGCGCAGGTGCTCGATGGCGCGGGCACCGCCGAGAGAGCCGTAGGAGACGAAGGCGGCGGCCTTGTTGTTCCATTCGGCGTACAGATAGTCGATGGCGTTCTTCAGGACGCCGGAGGTGGAGTGGTTGTACTCGGGGGTGACGAAGATGTAGCCGTCGAATTCGGCGATCTTCGTGGCCCAGGCCTTGGTGTGCTCGCCCTCGTACTGACCCATGGACGGAGGGGTGGCCTCGTCGAGGTGGGGCAGGGGGTAATCGGCGAGATCAACCAGCTCGTACTCGGCAGCGGTTCGGGCGCCGGCCCGGTCCAGGACCCAGTCAGCGACAGCTTTGCCATTGCGGCCGGGGCGGGTGCTGCCAAGGATGATGGCAATCTTCAGGTCATTCAACGCAGTCT includes:
- a CDS encoding transposase domain-containing protein; its protein translation is MAAGPFGPGRLGELTQVVPFELVDAVLEGSGCVQRRLQDLPSRVGVYFLLAMCLFPEVGYRLVWNNLTAALTSSGLDVAGSTAKALRDLRRRFGAVPVRRLFEVLAGPLARPATAGVRFGRFRTVSFDGCSSIRLADTARNVGWFGPGGRGGCPMLELMTLVETGTRSLIGAVFGPTDTVPLAGLPVRRTTGRRPPRPQRHHHRPHRHRPRTPPRPAAITYRLPRRPERLPRPAPTAPHPRTPATGPDALLETRGDRRPLRRRHPAHHVSAAVPMSRNRDHPQTRTRPLRSHQRTSTPMPPAETR
- a CDS encoding ATP-dependent DNA ligase is translated as MGRPNPQTAPLPLLAPMLATAGPLPGADREAEYAYEPLWNGARILAHLPGNGTAMLLSAGVDVTADYPELARLPELLPHGLVTVLDGEIIAPDNRGRPSVERLQLRRSWHHPTAVAHGARDLPVRLVVYDVLHLAGPTVHLPYTARRALLDDLALIDRYVQVTSSWPAMAKEAWHFTREEGYEGIVAKRLSSLYLPGRRSRDWIKIKAPVPR
- a CDS encoding NADPH-dependent FMN reductase; this encodes MNDLKIAIILGSTRPGRNGKAVADWVLDRAGARTAAEYELVDLADYPLPHLDEATPPSMGQYEGEHTKAWATKIAEFDGYIFVTPEYNHSTSGVLKNAIDYLYAEWNNKAAAFVSYGSLGGARAIEHLRTVASELQLAHVRQQLSFSLFSDFENFSVFKPGPQHDDAAIALFDQLESWTSALKTTRA